One Vigna unguiculata cultivar IT97K-499-35 chromosome 11, ASM411807v1, whole genome shotgun sequence DNA window includes the following coding sequences:
- the LOC114168777 gene encoding uncharacterized protein LOC114168777 gives METLSRFTLPPTCSSFQFPKISVLSRFSNAFSTTTPLVSVLRVRAGPPSVSGADEDVLQIFFKERELNGDFISRTSDLLWRRNFKNSGDYDINALTDNTSQQTEQITETDNDGGFLKLTRTQEWLTGDNSPPINKKVTAKMLQDSSARRKKLNMLKYESLKRELLLLSVGIGLACSGYCLVIFSVQAAISYGIGVLFSCLYLQLLYQHADNISNENVPQIFKKKKSKKIGIRSEDLEDFLERSIKGSSISLSSPRLVIPATIYGLWILFHQYFANDFFDFQLVPAMFGMFVYKAAALVQVYRDNEGLRFVFPENEDGSSD, from the exons ATGGAGACCCTTTCAAGGTTTACATTACCCCCCACTTGTTCCAGCTTTCAGTTCCCGAAAATCTCTGTATTATCTCGTTTCTCAAATGCTTTTTCCACAACCACTCCACTGGTTTCAGTGCTAAGAGTAAGAGCTGGTCCTCCTTCAG TGAGTGGTGCCGATGAGGATGTcctgcaaatattttttaaggagAGAGAATTAAATGGTGATTTTATATCAAGAACTTCTGATTTATTATGGAGAAGAAACTTCAAAAACTCTGGTGATTATGACATTAACGCGCTGACTGATAATACTTCTCAACAAACAGAGCAG ATCACAGAAACTGACAACGATGGCGGTTTTTTGAAACTTACAAGAACCCAAGAGTGGTTAACAGGCGACAATTCTCCTCCAATAAACAAGAAGGTGACTGCTAAG ATGTTGCAGGACAGCAGCGCAAGGCGCAAGAAACTGAACATGCTCAAGTATGAATCT CTCAAGAGGGAATTACTACTTCTATCTGTGGGTATTGGATTGGCATGTAGTGGATATTGCTTGGTAATTTTTTCAGTACAG GCTGCTATAAGTTACGGGATCGGAGTACTTTTCAG TTGCTTGTACCTTCAACTCTTGTATCAACATGCAGACAACATATCCAATGAAAATGTTCCTCAaatattcaagaaaaagaaGTCAAAGAA AATTGGTATAAGAAGTGAGGACCTTGAAGATTTCTTGGAGAGGTCAATCAAGGGTAGCAGTATTTCACTTTCATCTCCCAGGCTTGTTATTCCAGCAACAATATATGGACTTTGGATCCTGTTTCATCAATATTTTGCCAATGACTTTTTTGATTTCCAG CTTGTGCCAGCCATGTTCGGAATGTTTGTCTACAAGGCTGCTGCTCTGGTGCAAGTTTATAGAGACAATGAAGGCTTGCGGTTTGTGTTTCCAGAAAACGAAGATGGATCAAGCGATTGA